TCCTGAGTGGAAGCACGATCTTTTTATTGCGGCTCTCGCTCATCGTAAGCTGACGCGTTTGGTTTTCGCGGATGATGGCCGAACACTTGAGCGCGAAGAAATCATGCTCGAAGGTATCGGGCGGATCCGGGACTTTGAGTCAGGACCCGAAGGGTTGCCGTATTTGATACTCAATGCTCCTAACAGCATTGTTCGGCTAGTTCCGGCTAATTAAGTGTGGATCGCTTATTCTGAAGCTTGCAGAAGCGCCGCGTGGTCGATGGTCGCAAGCCGCTTCACTTTGACTCCGGGTTTAGGAATGCAATCGATGAGCGCCTGAGTGTAGGGGTGCTGGGGTGATTTGAGCACATGGGCTGTTTCCCCTTTTTCAACGATATCGCCACGAAACATTACTACGAGGTCATCCGCAAAACCATCCACGATGCCGAAGTTGTGGGTGATGAGGATGATAGACATGTTGAGCCGCTCTTTGAGCTGAGCCATTAGATCCATGATTTGGGCCTGAATAGTAACATCAAGTGCGGTTGTTGGCTCGTCAGCTATTAGAATGCGCGGTTCACAGACGAGGGCCATCGCGATCATAACCCGCTGTTTCATGCCTCCACTCATCTGGTGTGGATAGTCTCTAAAGCGTTTCTGCGGTTCGCGAATGCCGACCAAATCCAACGTCTCGATAATTTTCTGGCGCACGTCGCTTATTTCTGGACGGTGCAATTTGATCGTCTCGCCGATTTGGTCACCGATGCGCATGAAGGGATTGAGTGATGCAGCGGGTTCCTGAAAAATATATGCGATGTCTTTGCCGCGAATTTTTCGAAGTTCTTTAGGCGGAAGCGTAAGAATATCCTTCCCGTCGAAGCTAATCGATCCTGCTATTTGACAGGTAGGCGGCTGTGGAAGCAGCCGAGTGAGTGACAAGGCGGAGACACTCTTTCCAGAGCCGCTCTCTCCGACAACTGCGAGGGTTCTCCCAGCCTCTAAGTCAAATGAGACACCCTTTACCGCAGTGTTGGTCCTTTCGCGGTCCTGGAAGGTGATGACTAGGTCTCTTACGGAGAGTAGGGGCATTGTCAGTCTTTGTTTTGAGCTTCTACTTCCTGAGCTGCAGCGTGATAGGCGTCTGCTTGATCGAGGTGGTCCTCGCAAAACGCGACACCTCGATCATAGCGAAAGTCGAGTTCAGGATGTGATTTGTCGGTCCGCCCACAAATGACACAGGTGTGCAGCGGTGCCTCGGCATACGCCTGTCTCTCGTTTCTCCACGATCGCGCTCGAGCAGAAGCACGGACGCCTGAGACGAGTTGACGCCCGAAAAAGATAAAGAGGGTGAGGGATGCTGCGATTACTTCGAGCTGGGTGATCAGGTCTCCACCGATGAGTGAAATGGCAAAGAACCCCCAAGCTAGCCATGCTAGCCACTTTACCTTTACAGGGATAATGAAAAAGATGAGGAACTGCATATTGGGATTGAATTGTGCGAACGCGATAAATAAGGCTGTAATCAGGAAGGCATTTCCAAAAACACCCCAAGGCATGATGATGCCAAACGACAAGGTGAGTGCCCAGCCCGTGAGGATAAATAAGTTGAAACGGAATGCTCCCCATACGCTTTCCAGGGCTGTTCCCATGTAATAGAATATAAAAAGCGCAAATGCTGCGAAAATAACGGAAAAGGCGTGGAACTCCTGGTATCCTAGTCGGGGTAAAATTCCGAAGGTGAAAACTCGCCACCATTCGCCTGCGATCACGCTATTAAAGTGGAGCACCAGATCATTGGCGCTCACGATGCCGACAAGCGAAAGACCAGTCGTTGCGAGTTGGGCAAACATGAGCCCGAGAGCCAGATTGGGGATAGCGAATTTGCCGAAGCGTTTTTCTAGATTTTGATACAGTTTAGACATCAGGAAGGCGATCCGCCGGAATCGAGATGAGAGATTAAAGCCGATAGGAGGGCGGGTGTTGCAGTCTCAGTTCGGAGGATGTTAGTTCCTAGTCTTATCGGAATTCCTGAATTTTCACGTAGGAGTGCATATTCTTCCGCTGAAAAGTCGCCCTCGGGCCCAATCGTGAGGGCAAAGGCACCTCCCTGGGATTGGTGAGCGCGTAATCTGGAAGCGGTATCCACGAGAGAATGTGCTTCGTCTTCAAGCGAACCGTAGATCAGCAGAGTGTTTGTCGGTAGGGCCTCTACCCAGTCTGATAACTTACTTCCAACCTCTAGAGTAGGATACCACGGGTTTTCACACTGTTTGCAGGCTTCTTGGCTTATCGCCCGCCACTTATCGAGTTTTTTGCCACTGCCGAAGGTGCTCTGGGGGATATCGCCGTTTACAGTGGAAAGCGGACGTATCTGAGAGGCGCCCAGCTCGGTCACCATCTTCAGAATCGTCTCCATGGACTTTCCTTTGGGGACTGCCTGGCCAATCATTAATTGCGGCAGTGTGCGTGGATGATGATGCACCCGGAGGAGTGAAATTTCACTTGCTCGGCTATCGCAGGTCTTCAGTTCCGCGAGGCCCACGTTTCCACGACCATCGAGCACCTTTATCCGATCCCCTGTCTTTCGACGCAACACGCGGGCTACATGGTGACTTTCTCCGGGATCGAGAGTCAGAATATCACCCTCTACAAAGGTTGTGGGTGCACTTAGGACGACGCGTGACATTGAGCAGAACCCTCTGTTTGTAGCGGCCCCATATCAAGGGCTAAAAAGAAGGGTGCCGATCTGAGAAGATCGGCACCCTGCAAACAAACTACAAACTAGACTGAAACAATAAAACTACTGCAATCTTATTTTAATTCGTTAGTCGACCTGACGCAGTTCGTGTTCAATAATTCTGATACAAATTTTGAGGTTTTTTCTTCAGCCCTGAAATTCCTGCTTAAAACGTCCTTTTTTCAGGG
Above is a genomic segment from Opitutales bacterium containing:
- a CDS encoding 16S rRNA (uracil(1498)-N(3))-methyltransferase; protein product: MSRVVLSAPTTFVEGDILTLDPGESHHVARVLRRKTGDRIKVLDGRGNVGLAELKTCDSRASEISLLRVHHHPRTLPQLMIGQAVPKGKSMETILKMVTELGASQIRPLSTVNGDIPQSTFGSGKKLDKWRAISQEACKQCENPWYPTLEVGSKLSDWVEALPTNTLLIYGSLEDEAHSLVDTASRLRAHQSQGGAFALTIGPEGDFSAEEYALLRENSGIPIRLGTNILRTETATPALLSALISHLDSGGSPS
- a CDS encoding ABC transporter ATP-binding protein, which codes for MPLLSVRDLVITFQDRERTNTAVKGVSFDLEAGRTLAVVGESGSGKSVSALSLTRLLPQPPTCQIAGSISFDGKDILTLPPKELRKIRGKDIAYIFQEPAASLNPFMRIGDQIGETIKLHRPEISDVRQKIIETLDLVGIREPQKRFRDYPHQMSGGMKQRVMIAMALVCEPRILIADEPTTALDVTIQAQIMDLMAQLKERLNMSIILITHNFGIVDGFADDLVVMFRGDIVEKGETAHVLKSPQHPYTQALIDCIPKPGVKVKRLATIDHAALLQASE